In Rhodanobacter humi, the genomic stretch GTTGCTGGTCGCTCAGTTCGTCGGCCAGCGGGTGATGGCGCGCCGGCTCGATGCGCTGGCCCAGCAGCACCTGCAGCCAGCCGGTTTCGGCGAACAGCTCCTCGCCCTCGCGGAAGATCATGCCGGTGCGCCGGAACAGCTCGATGCGCCGTGCCAGCTCCGGCGGTATCTCCATCGCGCCGCACTGGCGCCAGAACGGCGTATCGGTGCGCTCGGTGGCCTTGTAGTGCAGGATCAGGAAGTCGCGCACGCGCTCGTACTCGAAGCGGGTCTGGCGGTTGTACTCGTCGATCAGTTTCGGGTCGCAGTGGCGGTCGGGGAACATCGCCAGCAGGCGGTTCACGCCCGACTGCACCAGGTGGATGCTGGTCGATTCCAGCGGCTCCATGAAGCCTGCAGCCAGGCCCAGCGCGAGGCAGTTGCGGTTCCACGCCAGCTTGCGCATGCCGGTGACGAAGCGCAGCGGGCGCGGATCGCCCAGCGGCTCGGTTTCGAGCGTGCCCAGCAATTGCGCCGCGGCCTCGTCGTCGCTGATGAAGCGGCTGCAGTACACGTGGCCGTTGCCGGTGCGGGTCTGCAACGGGATGCGCCACTGCCAACCCGCGGTGCGCGCCAAGGCCTGGGTGTACGGCCGCATCGGGCCGCCCGGCGCGCTGCCCACCGCTAGCGCGCGGTCGCAGGGCAGCCAATGCTGCCAGTTCTCGTAGCCGGTCTTCAGCGCGCCCTCGATCAGCAGGCCGCGGAAGCCGGAGCAGTCGATGAAGAAGTCGCCCTCGACCGTGCTGCCGTTGTCCAGCAGCAGCGACTCGATGTGGCCGTCCTCGGCGTGCAGGCGCACGTCGACGATCTTGCCCTCGATGCGTTCGACGATGCCGGGCGCGATGTGCTTGCGCAGGTACTGGCCGTACAGCGAGGCATCGAAATGGTAGGCGTAGCGGATGCCGCCCAGCGGGCTGTTCGGCACCTTGTCCAGCCGCGCGAAGCGGTTCTGGGCGGCCGCGGCGGCGTTCAGCGAATGCGCCCACAGGCCGTGTGCGCCGGGGCGGCCGCGGCTGCGCAGCCAGTAGTGGTGGAACGGCGTCAGCCCCAGCGGCAGGCCGAGGTCGCCGAACGCGTGGAGGTAGGACTCGCCCACGCGGGTGAAATCGTTGAGCTGCACGCCGAGCTTGAACGTGCCGTGCACGGCACGCAGCATGTCGTCCTCGTCGATGCCGAGGAAGCGGTTGACGTGCAGGATCTGCGGGATCGTCGCCTCGCCCACGCCGACGGTGCCGATCTCGGCCGATTCCACCAGCGTGATCTTGAGCTGCGAACCCAGCGCGCGGGCGAGCAGGGCGGCCGTGAGCCAACCTGCGGTGCCGCCGCCCACGATCACCAGGCGGCGGATGCGTGCGTCGTCGATGTCGTCACCCATGCCGGCTCCTGGAAGCCTGTCGGACTTTGATTGGCCGGTCTGCGAATCCGGCTGTGTGGCCCATATTTCCGCCATTTCTTGCCCCATAGAACCACTATGGGGCGGCGAATTGTCGAAAATCTGTCCTCACACAGTCGGACTCTCGCCTCGACCATCAAAGCCCGACAGGCTCCTCGCTTGCCCATGCGCGTTCCATCATCGCACCGGCGTCATGAAAAAAAGTCCCCGCTGGTTTGCACGCAGCGGGGCACGGGGAGTTACCTGGAACTTTAGGTGCGACCGCTTACTGGAACTTGTACGAGGCGCCGATCGAGTAGGTGCGGCCGTAGCGTTCCCAGGTCTGCACCTGGCGCGGGTCGTTGTTCTGGAACGTGGTGAAGATCTTGTTCGACAGGTTGGCGCCCGTCGCGATCAAGGTCAGGCCCTTGAAGCGGCCGCTCTCGAACGTGTAGCTCACCTGGGCGTCGTAGGTGCTGCCGCCCTTCAGCGTCTGCTCGATGCGCGTGGCGCTGATGCCGGACACCTCGCCCAGGAAGCTGGAGCGGTAGCTGTCGCTGATGCGCGCCTCGAAGCCGTTGTGCTGGTAGTAGATCGTGCCATTGGCGACCCACTTCGACAGGCCCGGCACGGTGATCGGCGTGGCGTTGCCCGGGTACACCAGCGAGCTCTTGGTGCGGTTAACGCTGAGGATGGTGCCGAAGCCGTCGAGCACTGGGGTGAGCAGGTTGAACGGCAGGTTCAAGGTGCCCTGCAGGCCCTTCACGTAACCGCGGCCATCGTTGGTCGGACTAGTCATGATGCCGTAAGTGGTGCCCAGTTGGGCCACCTGTGCCGGCTTCAGCAGGAACGGCATGAACGGCGCGAAGTTGTACAGGTACGACGAGCTCGGGTTGATGTAGTCGTGCAGGCCGATGAAGTAGCCCGACACCGAGAAGTAGCCGCCACCGCCACCGCTGCGGCACAGGTCGGAGTTCTTCTGGTCAGCCGAGTTGCACTGGTAGCCGCCGGTGAGCGGACCGGAGAAGTAGTGCTCGTAGCTGACGTTGAAGTTGTCGGCCATGGTCGGCTGCAGTTTGGCGTTGCCGCCACTGGCGCTGAAATAGGCCTGGTTCGGGTCGGTGTTCGGCAGGTGATTGATGTTGCCGCTAATCCCGAGGCTGGGATTCATCTGGTCCATGCGCGGACGCGACAAGGTGCGGGCCGCGCTGACGCGCAGGTCGTCGTTGTCGGTGAAACCGAAGATCAGGTTCGCGCTGGGCAGGTAGCGGGTGTAGCTGGTGCTGCCGCGCACCGGGATCAGGTCGAACCCGGTACCGGTGATGGCGCTGCCGGGCGCCACGCGCTCGCCGGTCGCACTCTGCGCGGTGTGCTGCACCTGCATGCCGAAGTTGCCGCGCAGGCTGACACCGCCGAGGTTGGTGTCGATGTTGAACTGGAAGTACGGCGTGAACACGTTCTCATGCGTTCGCCAGTTCGGCGGCGTGCCGGTGTTGGAACCGAACGTGGGCACGTTCACCAGGCTGCCGTTGTCGATCAGGGCGAACGGGTTGTAGCAAATCTGCGGGCCAATGCCCATGAACGACAGCGGATCGCAGCTGCTGCCGCCCTGGATCGGCGCGCTGGTGATGGCGTTGCCGCCGCTGATGGTGCCGCCACCCAGGGTCAGGAAGGCCTGGTCGATGTTGTAGGTCTTGTTGCGGCGGCTGTTGCTCACGCCGAACTCCAGGCTGGAGAACGGGCCGCTGGCGAAGCTGCGCTCCACCGAGAGGCGCACGTTGGCGAGGTAGTCGACGGTGCGCGGCGCGTTGATGAAGCCGGCCTGCACCACGTCGCTGCCGCCGCCCCAGCCCTGCGGGTCGGTCAGCATCACGCCCTGGGTGTTGTCCAGCGACGGGTTGACGTACAGCAGACCGTTGCCGAGTTCGTTGAAGCCGATGGTGTCGGTAGGGCCGCTCTTGTTGAAGCCGAAGCCCGAGTAGCTTTCCAGGTCCACGTCCTTGCGGGTGGCGCGCGAGTAGTTCGCGTCGACGTCCACCGACCAGTTCTCGTTGATCGTGAACTTGTTGTCCCAGTTGAAGTTGTAGACCCGGGCGCTGGTGCTGTTGTAGTCGTTGCGGATCACCGGCGACACCCCGGTGTAGACGCCGCTGGCGTCAAACCCGTTGACCGGCGTGGCCGAGGCGAGCGGCGCGCCGCCCCACCACAGCGGCAGTTCCATGCCCTTGGCCTGCTGGGTTTCCTTGTAGTTGTCGTAGGTGAGGTCGACGGTGCCGGTGTAGAACTCGTTCGGCTGCCACTGCACGGTGGCCAGAACGCCGTTGCGCTTCAGCGAATCGGTGATGCCGTAGTTCTTCGAGCCGCCGACCACGAGGTTGCCGTTGTTGTCGGTGGGGTAGCCCCACGGCGCCTGATGCTGGATCTGCGAGGGGTTGTCTTCCAGGTCCACGCCCAGGGTCACGCCCAGGGTGTGGTTGAGGAACTGGTCCACCCACACGCCATTGAGGTTGCGGCCCTTGTTGCTGACGCCCTTGCCCGGCGCCAGCTCGGACATGCTGTTCCAGATGTACTTGGCGTTGACCGCCGCTTCCATGCCGTTCTTTTCCAGCGGGCGGATCGTGTGCATGTCGACGGTGCCGGCCAGGCCCTGGCCGATCAGGTCGGCCTGCGGGCTCATGTGCACCACCACGTTGTCGAACCAGCTCGACGGGTACTGGTCGAATGCCACGTCGCGGTTGTTGTTCGTGCTGACCTGCTGGCCGCCATTGACCAGCGCGGTGGAGAAGTCGGGGCCGAGGCCGTGGATGGTCAGCACCTGCGGGCGACCGTCCACGGTCTGCACGGCGAGGCCGGGCAGGCGGCCCAGCGCGTCGGCGATGGAGACGCCCGGCAGCTTGCCGACCTGTTCGGCCGAAATCGCCTCGACGATGGTGCTGGCGTTCTTTTTCAGCGCGGTGGCGTTCTCGATCGAGCTGATGAAGCCGTTCACCTGCACGGCCTGCATCTGCTTCGCCTTGTCCTTCTTGTCGCGCGCGGACTTGGCGTTCGCGTCGGCGGACTGGTCGTTGCCTGTGCTCTGCTGGCTGTCCTGCTGCTGCGCGGCGGGCGCCGGCGCGGTGGCGGCATTGGCCACGGCACAGGTGCCGAAGCAAGCCGACGCGATCGCCATGGCCAGCAGCTTGTGTTTCATCAACATGTCTCGTCTCCCCACGAAATGGTCGGTGTCTGTCGTTGTCGCGGCGTGAACCTTCCGGCGATTCCATCGACGGTGGTCGTAGGCAGCCGGCTTGCATCTGCGCGCCCCGTCGCGTGATTGCATGTTAGGCCGGCGTTTTCGGCGCGAACGATTCGTGCATACGTATTCATGGCGCGGTGCCCGCGCCTTCGCTGCGGCGCAACAATGCGTGGCGGCGCGACTCGGCACACCGCGCCGCGTGACGCGCGAAGTCGCGGTGCGCCTGCATCGGCGCGTGGCGGCAACGCTGGCGTCAAATCGTTTGGACGTCCATTTGTTGCAAACGCATGACGCGACTGCAGCATCCATGAATACGTATGCAGCACTGTGCGGTATCGCCATGCCCTGCCACTAAGCTGGCTGCCGTTCGACGACAGGCAGCCCGTAGCGCCGTCTGTTTCACGTCATGGGGCAAGCAATGACCGACACACCATGGTGGCGCGGAGCCGTCATCTACCAGATCTACCCGCGCAGCTTCCTCGACACCGACGGCGACGGCGTGGGCGACCTGCCCGGCATCATCGAGCGGCTCGACTACGTGGCCGGACTGGGCGTGGACGCGATCTGGATCGCGCCGTTCTTCCGCTCGCCGATGGCGGACTTCGGCTACGACATCGCCGATCCCTGCGACGTCGATCCGCTGTTCGGCACGCTCGCCGATTTCGATCGCCTGCTGGCCGAGGCGCATGCGCGCGGCCTCAAGGTGATGATCGACCAGGTGCTCAGCCACACCTCGGACGAGCACGCCTGGTTCCGCGAAAGCCGGCAGAGCCGCGACAACCCGAGGGCGGACTGGTACGTGTGGGCCAACGCCAACGAGGACGGCACGCCGCCGAACAACTGGCTGTCGATCTTCGGCGGCAGCGCGTGGCGGTGGGAGCCGCGGCGCGGCCAGTATTACCTGCACAACTTCCTTGCCGGCCAGCCCGACCTCAACTTCCACCACCCGGCCGTGCGCGCGGCGGTGCTGGACAACCTGCGCTTCTGGCTGGACCGCGGCGTGGACGGCTTCCGGCTGGACTCGATCAACTTCTGTTTCCACGACGCGTTGCTGCGCGACAATCCGGCCAAGCCGAAGGCCGAGCGCACCGGTCGCGGCTTCAGCGCCGACAACCCCTACGCGTTCCAGTACCACTGGTACAACAACACGCAGCCGGAGAACCTCGCGTTTCTGGAAGAGCTGCGCGCATTGATGGACCGCTACCCCGGCAGCGCCACGCTGGGCGAGATCTCCTCGGAGGATTCGCTGGCCACCATGGCCGAGTACACCAGCGGCCATCGCCTGCACATGGGCTACAGCTTCGAACTGCTCACCGACGACTTCAGTGCCGCCTACATCCGCGACACCGTGCGCGCGCAGGAGGCGAAGATGACCGAGGGCTGGCCGTGCTGGGCGATCTCCAACCACGACGTGGAGCGCGTGCTCAGCCGCTGGGGTAGTCAGTTGCGGGGCAATGGCCATGCGTCCGCCGCGATGGCGAACCAGCTCACCGCGCTGGTCTGCTCGCTGCGCGGTTCGGTCTGCGTGTACCAGGGCGAGGAGCTGGGTTTGACCGAGGCCGAGCTGCCCTACGAGGCGCTGCGCGATCCCTACGGCATCGCCTTCTGGCCCGAGTTCAAGGGGCGCGACGGCTGCCGCACGCCGATGCCGTGGGGCGACGGCGAGCATGCCGGCTTCAGCGGCGCCGTGCCGTGGCTGCCGGTGCCGCCCGAGCATCGCGCGCTGAACGTGGCGCGCCAGCAGGCCGATCCCGCCTCCGCACTCAACGGCTACCGCCGCTTCATGCACTGGCGCCGCACCCAGCCCGCGCTGCGCCACGGCGCGATCCGCTTCCTCGACACCCCCGAGCCGGTGCTGGCCTTCGTGCGCGAACTCGGCGGGGAGCGCGTGCTGGTCGTGTTCAACCTCTCCGCCGCGCCGGTGGAATTCGCGCTGCCGCTGCCCGGGGAGCTGCGACCGCTCGAAGGCCACGGCCTGCTGGCCGGCACGCTGGCCGACGAGCGCCTGCGCCTGCCTGCCAACGGCAGCCTGTTCGCGCGGGTGATCTAGGTTGCCGATTCGACTCCCTCTCCTGCGTGCAGGGGAGGGTCGGGGTGGGGTGCTTCCGTCTTGAAGCCACACGCCTGAACTTGATTAGCGACAAAGCTCAGCGCGTACCCTCACCGTTCGCCCTGAGCGTAGGCCCGAAGGGCCGAAGTCGAAGGGTGATCACCGGCGAGCGCTTCGACTCCGCTTGCTATCGCAAGCGACGCTCAGCGCGAACGGAATTTTCTGCTGAACGTCATCGAGTCAGGTGCCGGGATGGGCATTGCGCGCGGGCGCAGGCATCATGGCGGCCCCTCCCCTCCGGTCATCGCCCGTGTCCGCGCACACCTCCCGCGCTTCCGTGCTGCTCGCGGTCGGCATGCTGCTGATCAGCATGAGCTCGTACCAGTTCGGCGCCGCGCTGGCCAAGCAGCTGTTTCCCGCGATCGGCGCGCAGGGCGCCACCGCCTGCCGGCTGGGCCTGGGCGCGCTGATCCTGCTGCTGGTGCGGCGACCCTGGCGCACCTGGCAGCGCGGCCGCGACCTGCGCGCGCTGTGGGGCTACGGCCTGTCGATCGGCGTGATGAACCTGGTGTTCTACATGTCGCTGCGCACGATCCCGCTGGGCATCGCGGTGGCGCTGGAGTTCACCGGACCGCTGGCGCTGGCCCTGTTCGGCTCGCGCCGGCTGCAGGACTTCATCTGGATCGCGCTGGTGGTGGCGGGCCTGCTCCTGCTGCTGCCGCTGCGCACGCAGGCGCATGCGCTCGATCCGGTCGGCGTGCTGTACGCGCTGGCCGCGGGCGTGGGCTGGGCGTGCTACATCGTGCTGGGCCAGCGCGCCGGCAGCGCGCACGGTGGCGACGCGGTGACCTGGGGCACTTCCATCGCGGCGCTGGTGGCGATCCCGGTTGGCGTGGTGCATGCCGGCAGCGCGCTGTTCAACCCCGCGCTGCTGCCGTTCGCGCTGGGCGTAGCCGTGCTCAGTTCCGCCCTGCCGTACTCGCTGGAGATGGTGGCGCTGACCCGCCTGCCGACGCGCAGCTTCGGCACCTTGCTGAGCCTGGAACCGGCTATCGCCGCGCTGGCCGGCGTGGCCCTGCTCGGCGAGCACTTGAGCCTGCTGCAGTGGTTGGCGATTGCGGCGATCATCGTGGCCGCGGCGGGAACCGCGCTCAGCGTGCGCAAGCCGGTGGCGGAGCCGCTGGTGAATTGAGCGCACGGGTTGGAGCGCGGCTGCGCTCGTCTTGGATTTTTTTGGCTTGGTCTTTTGCGCGCTGATGCAAGTTTCAAAGCGGTTTCGTGCCGCTGTCGCGGCCCGAGTTACTTTTCTCTTGCGTGGTCAAGAGAAAAGTAACCAAAAGAGAAGGCCACCCCGCGGCGGCGCTTTCCGCCCATCCCTGGGCGGAAAGTCCGTGAGCCGTGGCCGGGCTTTTCGAGCGGGCTCCTGCCCGCGCGAAAAGGCGAGCCCATCCGTGGGCTCGCCCGCTGCGCGGCCTGATCGTCCACAGCTCACCGCCGCCGAGGGGGCCCGGAAAAGCTGGCGCGCATCGTGCGCGCCAGAAGCAACGTCAATAGCAACGTCAACGTCAACGTCAACAGCAACAGCGGAGCGCCGTGCGGCGCGCGGCGCTTTTGCCTTGGCTTTTCAAGAAGTGCGCGCAGGAGCGCGCTGCTCTACCCGGGGCCCCTATGGCGCGGCGGGCGGGTGCAGGAAAGTCCGCAGGATGGCCCGCAAGGATGCGGGCCAGTTTTCCGCCGGTACAGGGATGTGCCGTCGGAAAACCCCGTAACCCGCCCGCGCACCCGCAGGGCAGGATGCCCGGAGGGCGCGCCATCGGGGTGCCGTTTCTCTTTGGTTCCTTTCTCTTTGGGCACGCAAAGAGAAAGGAACTCGGCCACCGGCAGGTGGACGAAACCGCTTTGTCGCTTGCGACGAGTTCACCTCGTCAAAAGAAATTAGCCACTCCGCGGCGAGCACCCGCCCTCACCCCGACCCTCTTCGTCGCTCCTCAAGGCAGGGCCATCCATGGCCCTTTCCCGCGTCCCGAAGAGGAGAGGGAGAAAAGCGCCTCAGCGCCGCCGCGACCCCTTCAGGCTGCTGAGCGAGAAGCTCGCCATTTCGCCGCCGCCGGGCAGGCGTCGCGACTGGCCCGGCGGCGGGCCCCAGGCGTGCGCGGTCACCACTTCCCAGGTGGCGGGGATGCGGCCGTCCGTGCGCATCGACTCGTACGCTGTGAGCATGGCGCGGTAGTGCGACTTGCCGGTGAGGTGGCGTTCGCGCGCAGCGTCGGCGTGGGTGGCGCCCAGCCCGCGCAGCTCTTCCAGCAGCTTGCGCGGCTCACTGTAGGTGAGCGTGTAGCGTTCCACGTCCAGCACCGGGTCGCGCAGGCCGGCGTTGAGCATCGCGTCGCCGATGTCGTGCATGTCGAGAAAGCGGCTGACATGGGAATGGCCGTCCACCGCGGCCCAGGCCGCGCGCAGCTCCTTCAGCGTGTCGGGGCCGAAGGTGGAGAACGCGAGCAGACCGCCGGGCTTCAGCACGCGCGCGCATTCGCCGAACAGCGCGGCGAGGTCGTCGATCCACTGGAAGCACAGGTTGGAGTGCAGCAGGTCCACGCTGTGGTCGGGGAAGGGCAGCGCCGTGGCCTCGGCGCAGACGCGGCGGAACGGCTTCAGCCAGCCGCTGTGCGCCTTCGCCGCGCGCAGCATCGGCAGCGCGAGGTCGACCGCGACCACCTCGGCCTTCGGATAGCGCTGTTTCAGCTGCGCGGTGCCGCGGCCGGTGCCGGCGCCCACGTCGAGCACGCGCTCGGGGAGCAGCCCTTTGCGGTCCGGGGATTCGTCGTAGAAGGTGAGCCGGTCGAGCAACTGGCCTTGCACTTCGCGCTGCAAGGCATCGTGCTGTTCGTAGCTGCGCGCGGCGCGGCCGAAGTTGCGACGCACCTGGGCGCGGTCGAGGTGGAACTCATTCATCGAAACTGTCCAGCAAGGGTTGCAGCGCCTGCGCGACCTCGTCGGCGTGGGCGAAGAACGGCGCGTGGCCGGCGTGCTCGATCTGCGCGTAGCGGCCGTGTGCCTGCTGTGCCGACCACTCCATCGCCTGCGGATGCACCAGGCGGTCGCGACGGCCGGCGATCCAGGCACTCGGTTGCCGCAGCGACGGCAACTGCGCGCGCAGGTCGCGGGTTTCCAGGATGCGGATGCCTTCCTGCAGCACGCGCAACTCGGGCTCGCCGCGGGCGAAGGCGAGCTCGCGCAGGCGACGCAGTTCGGCGCGCGGATCGGCACTGCCCATCGCCTCGAGCGCAAGGAAGCGATCGATGGTGGTGTGGTAATCGGTTTCCAGATCCAGTGCGAGCTGGTGCACCAGCGTCGCGTCGCTGCCCCAGGGCCAGCTGTCGTCGCGCACGAAGCGCGGCGTCGCGCACAGCATGGCGAGGCCGCGCACCTGCTGCGGTTGTTCCAGCGCGGCAGTGAGCGCGATCAGCCCGCCCAGCGACCAGCCCAGCCACAGCGCCGGCGGCGTGGCTTGCGCGATCGCCGCGGCGCAGGCGGAAGGCTCCAGCGGCAGGCCGCAGTCGCGCGACCAGCCGTGGCCGGGCAGGTCCACCACGTGCATCGTGCAGCGATCCGCCAGTGCGTCGACCAAGGGCGCCAGCACGCCGCCATGCATCGCCCAGCCGTGCAGCAGCACCAGCGGGATCGGGCCGCGGCCCGCCTTTTCGATGTATAGGCTCATGATCCCCTCTCCCCTGCGGGGAGAGGGTGCCCCGAAGGGGTGGGAGAGGGGGCGGGGCTTGCAGAGGCGTTGCCCAGAGCGGGCTCTGGTGTTGGTTTCTCGCAAGAGCCTGCCTTCTCCCCCAACCCCTCTCCCGCAAGCGGGAGAGGGGAGATGGTTGTGGGGAGCAGGTTTGCATCCACCGCCCCACGCCCGTCGAACACGAAGCAGTCCCCCTGCCAATGCGCGCCATCGGTGAGTTCGAGGTACTTGAGTATCCCGCCTTCGAGCTGGTGCACGCGCTCGATGCCGAGCGCCTGCATGTGCAGCGCGGCCTTCTCGCAACGAATGCCGCCGGTGCAGTACGACACCACGGTCTTGCCCGCGTAGCGCGCACGGTCGGCGGCCACGGCGGCGGGAAACCCGGTGAAGCTGGCGAGGCGGTAGTCCACTGCCTGCGTGAACTTGCCGACTTCGATCTCGTAGTCGTTGCGGGTGTCCAGCAGCAGCACTTCGCGGCCGTCGTCGTCGTGGCCCTGGTCCAGCCAGCGTTGCAGCGTGGGCGCGTCCACCGCCGGCGCGCGGCCGCCTTCGGGGCGGATCGTCGGCCGGTGCATGGTGATGATTTCCTTCTTCAGCCGCACGCGCAGTCGGCCGAACGGCACGTCGTCGGAGAGGGATTCTTTCGCCTCCATTCCCGCGAAACGCGCGTCCGCGCGCAGCCACGCCATGAACGCGTCCACTGCCTCGCGCGGACCGGCGAGGAACAGGTTGATGCCTTCCGGTGCCAGCAGCACGGTGCCCTTCAGCGCCAGCGCGCTGGCGCGTTCGAGCACGCGCTCGCGCAGCTCGGGCAGGTCGTCCAGCGCGACGAAGCGGTAGGCGGCGAGGTTGACGATACTCATGGGGACAAGGCGATGAAGCGACTCGACATTATACGGGGCCGCCCGCGCCGGCCGGTTTCGGCAAGGCAGCCAGCGCGTCGAGCAGGCGGTCGATGTGCTCGTCCGTATGCGCCGCGCTGAGCGTGATGCGCAGCCGCGCCCGGCCTTGCGGCACCGTGGGCGGACGGATCGCGGTGACCAGCAGCCCGCGTCGTTCCAGCGCCTGCGCGGCTTCCAGCGCGACCTGTGCGTCGCCCAGCAGCAGCGGCTGGATCGCGCTGGGCGAGTCCATCAGCGGTAGCCCGAGTTGCGCCGCGCCGGTGCGGAAGCGGGCGATCGTGGCCTGCAGCTTCTCGCGGCGCCAGCTTTCGTGGCGCGCGATCTCCACCGCTGCGCAGGCTGCCGCGGCCAGCGCGGGCGGCATCGCGGTGGTGTAGATGTACGGCCGCGCGAATTGCAGCAGGCCGTCGATCAGCGCGGCGGAACCAGCCACGAAGGCGCCGCTGCAGCCCAGTGCCTTGCCCAGCGTGGCCATCAGCACCGGTGCTTCGCGCTGCGACAAGCCAGCGGCGCGCACGCTACCGGCGCCATCGTCCCCCAGCACGCCGAGCCCGTGTGCATCGTCCACCATCAGCGTGGCGTGTTCGCGCGCGCACAGTGCGGCGAGCGCGGCCAGGGGCGCCACGTCGCCGTCCATGCTGAACACGCCGTCGGTGGCGAGCAGGGCGGCGGCATCCGGGCGGCTGCGCAACTGGCGCGCGGCGGCTTCGATGTCGGCATGTGGGTAGCGCTTCAACTCGGCACCGGCGAGCTGCGCGCCGTCGAGCAGGCAGGCGTGGTTGAGCTTGTCCTGCACGCAGAGATCGCCGCGCGCCAGCAGCGCCTGCATCGTGCCGAGGTTCGCCATGTAGCCGGTGGAGAACAGCAGCGCACACTCGCGCCCGGTCCATTCGGCCAGGGCCTCTTCCAATTGCGCGTGCTCGCGGCGATGGCCGCAGATCAGGTGCGCCGAGCCGCTCCCCACGCCTTCGTCATCGGCGGCGCGTTTCAGCGCGGCGATCAGCTGCGGGTGTTGCGAAAGCCCGAGGTAATCGTTGCTGCAG encodes the following:
- a CDS encoding tryptophan halogenase family protein; this encodes MGDDIDDARIRRLVIVGGGTAGWLTAALLARALGSQLKITLVESAEIGTVGVGEATIPQILHVNRFLGIDEDDMLRAVHGTFKLGVQLNDFTRVGESYLHAFGDLGLPLGLTPFHHYWLRSRGRPGAHGLWAHSLNAAAAAQNRFARLDKVPNSPLGGIRYAYHFDASLYGQYLRKHIAPGIVERIEGKIVDVRLHAEDGHIESLLLDNGSTVEGDFFIDCSGFRGLLIEGALKTGYENWQHWLPCDRALAVGSAPGGPMRPYTQALARTAGWQWRIPLQTRTGNGHVYCSRFISDDEAAAQLLGTLETEPLGDPRPLRFVTGMRKLAWNRNCLALGLAAGFMEPLESTSIHLVQSGVNRLLAMFPDRHCDPKLIDEYNRQTRFEYERVRDFLILHYKATERTDTPFWRQCGAMEIPPELARRIELFRRTGMIFREGEELFAETGWLQVLLGQRIEPARHHPLADELSDQQLDHFLADVRTLVGRAVATLPPHHEFVARHCGMPAPAEV
- a CDS encoding TonB-dependent receptor, with the translated sequence MKHKLLAMAIASACFGTCAVANAATAPAPAAQQQDSQQSTGNDQSADANAKSARDKKDKAKQMQAVQVNGFISSIENATALKKNASTIVEAISAEQVGKLPGVSIADALGRLPGLAVQTVDGRPQVLTIHGLGPDFSTALVNGGQQVSTNNNRDVAFDQYPSSWFDNVVVHMSPQADLIGQGLAGTVDMHTIRPLEKNGMEAAVNAKYIWNSMSELAPGKGVSNKGRNLNGVWVDQFLNHTLGVTLGVDLEDNPSQIQHQAPWGYPTDNNGNLVVGGSKNYGITDSLKRNGVLATVQWQPNEFYTGTVDLTYDNYKETQQAKGMELPLWWGGAPLASATPVNGFDASGVYTGVSPVIRNDYNSTSARVYNFNWDNKFTINENWSVDVDANYSRATRKDVDLESYSGFGFNKSGPTDTIGFNELGNGLLYVNPSLDNTQGVMLTDPQGWGGGSDVVQAGFINAPRTVDYLANVRLSVERSFASGPFSSLEFGVSNSRRNKTYNIDQAFLTLGGGTISGGNAITSAPIQGGSSCDPLSFMGIGPQICYNPFALIDNGSLVNVPTFGSNTGTPPNWRTHENVFTPYFQFNIDTNLGGVSLRGNFGMQVQHTAQSATGERVAPGSAITGTGFDLIPVRGSTSYTRYLPSANLIFGFTDNDDLRVSAARTLSRPRMDQMNPSLGISGNINHLPNTDPNQAYFSASGGNAKLQPTMADNFNVSYEHYFSGPLTGGYQCNSADQKNSDLCRSGGGGGYFSVSGYFIGLHDYINPSSSYLYNFAPFMPFLLKPAQVAQLGTTYGIMTSPTNDGRGYVKGLQGTLNLPFNLLTPVLDGFGTILSVNRTKSSLVYPGNATPITVPGLSKWVANGTIYYQHNGFEARISDSYRSSFLGEVSGISATRIEQTLKGGSTYDAQVSYTFESGRFKGLTLIATGANLSNKIFTTFQNNDPRQVQTWERYGRTYSIGASYKFQ
- a CDS encoding alpha-glucosidase family protein; its protein translation is MTDTPWWRGAVIYQIYPRSFLDTDGDGVGDLPGIIERLDYVAGLGVDAIWIAPFFRSPMADFGYDIADPCDVDPLFGTLADFDRLLAEAHARGLKVMIDQVLSHTSDEHAWFRESRQSRDNPRADWYVWANANEDGTPPNNWLSIFGGSAWRWEPRRGQYYLHNFLAGQPDLNFHHPAVRAAVLDNLRFWLDRGVDGFRLDSINFCFHDALLRDNPAKPKAERTGRGFSADNPYAFQYHWYNNTQPENLAFLEELRALMDRYPGSATLGEISSEDSLATMAEYTSGHRLHMGYSFELLTDDFSAAYIRDTVRAQEAKMTEGWPCWAISNHDVERVLSRWGSQLRGNGHASAAMANQLTALVCSLRGSVCVYQGEELGLTEAELPYEALRDPYGIAFWPEFKGRDGCRTPMPWGDGEHAGFSGAVPWLPVPPEHRALNVARQQADPASALNGYRRFMHWRRTQPALRHGAIRFLDTPEPVLAFVRELGGERVLVVFNLSAAPVEFALPLPGELRPLEGHGLLAGTLADERLRLPANGSLFARVI
- the rhtA gene encoding threonine/homoserine exporter RhtA is translated as MSAHTSRASVLLAVGMLLISMSSYQFGAALAKQLFPAIGAQGATACRLGLGALILLLVRRPWRTWQRGRDLRALWGYGLSIGVMNLVFYMSLRTIPLGIAVALEFTGPLALALFGSRRLQDFIWIALVVAGLLLLLPLRTQAHALDPVGVLYALAAGVGWACYIVLGQRAGSAHGGDAVTWGTSIAALVAIPVGVVHAGSALFNPALLPFALGVAVLSSALPYSLEMVALTRLPTRSFGTLLSLEPAIAALAGVALLGEHLSLLQWLAIAAIIVAAAGTALSVRKPVAEPLVN
- the bioC gene encoding malonyl-ACP O-methyltransferase BioC, with protein sequence MNEFHLDRAQVRRNFGRAARSYEQHDALQREVQGQLLDRLTFYDESPDRKGLLPERVLDVGAGTGRGTAQLKQRYPKAEVVAVDLALPMLRAAKAHSGWLKPFRRVCAEATALPFPDHSVDLLHSNLCFQWIDDLAALFGECARVLKPGGLLAFSTFGPDTLKELRAAWAAVDGHSHVSRFLDMHDIGDAMLNAGLRDPVLDVERYTLTYSEPRKLLEELRGLGATHADAARERHLTGKSHYRAMLTAYESMRTDGRIPATWEVVTAHAWGPPPGQSRRLPGGGEMASFSLSSLKGSRRR
- the bioH gene encoding pimeloyl-ACP methyl ester esterase BioH, whose translation is MSLYIEKAGRGPIPLVLLHGWAMHGGVLAPLVDALADRCTMHVVDLPGHGWSRDCGLPLEPSACAAAIAQATPPALWLGWSLGGLIALTAALEQPQQVRGLAMLCATPRFVRDDSWPWGSDATLVHQLALDLETDYHTTIDRFLALEAMGSADPRAELRRLRELAFARGEPELRVLQEGIRILETRDLRAQLPSLRQPSAWIAGRRDRLVHPQAMEWSAQQAHGRYAQIEHAGHAPFFAHADEVAQALQPLLDSFDE